Genomic window (Escherichia fergusonii ATCC 35469):
ACTACACTGTGTGTTGCTTGCTGATCTCCTGCAAAATTCAACAACCAACAGTCATCCTGACGGGATAAATCCTTTAACTGATATTGATAATGAATCTGCAAACCCTGCTGTTGCGCCAGTTCCAGCACATTACGGGTCAGTTCTGCTGGACACAGCCATCCACCTTGCGGATAAGTAATACCGCTGCAATTTGTCGCAACGCCCGTAATTTGTTCAACCGCATTAGCCTCAACGGCTACAGCCAGTTCTTCGGGTAAATCCATCGACAACATCTGTGCGATTTTATGCTGGTTTTTCTCATCCCAGCCTAACTGCGTGACGCCGCACCAGTCATGATCAAATTTGACGGGCAATAAATCGTAAAGCCGACGAGCAAATGTGAACGCATTAGAGAAAAAGCGGTTCAACGCCTCATCGTGTTTACTTAAGAGCGGATACAGTGCCCCCTGGCGATTGCCGGAAGCACCCATTGCGGGGGCCTCATCAGCACAATAAAGCGTTACCTGCCATCCACGACGTAATAGCGCCAGCGACAACAATGCGCTGGCGATACCACCGCCGATAATCGCCGCTTCCCGTTTGTGACTACCCGTACGGTTAAACCACGGCGTGGAGCAGGGGAGGGGTAATGTCTGTTCCATCACCCCACAAAGCATTTCCCGTTTACGCCCAAACCCTTTGCGCTTTTGCATGGTAAATCCGGCTTCCTGCAAACCACGGCGGACAAAACCGGCAGACGTAAACGTTGCCAGTGTGCCGCCAGGACGCGCCAGCCTTGCCATTGTGTTAAACAGATTTTGCGTCCACATATCCGGGTTTTTCGCTGGCGCAAAGCCGTCCAGAAACCAGGCGTCTACTTTTTGATTTAGCGAATCGTCCAGTTGACTTGTCAGTTCGTTAATGTCACCAAACCATAAATCCAGCGTCACGCGGCCTTCATCGAGCAATAAACGATGGCAACCGGGCAAGGGCATTGGCCACTGCGCCTGAAGTTTTTCTGCCCACGGTGCCAGTTCTGGCCAGTGTTGATGCGCTAATCCTAAATCCGCACGAGTGAGGGGAAATTTCTCAAAACTAATGAAATGTAAGCGTTGTAATTGCGCTTGCGGATGACCTTCGCGAAACTGATCAAATGCCTGCCATAGCGTCAGGAAGTTTAATCCGGTGCCGAAGCCGCTCTCTGCTACCACAAACAGAGGATGTGGATGCTCAGGAAAGCGTGCTCCTAATTGGTTACCCCCAAGAAAGACATAGCGTGTCTCTTCCAGTCCATTGTCATTGGAAAAGTAAACGTCGTCAAAATCTCGGGAAACAGGTGTACCCTCAGCATTAAATTCAAGATTGGCAGGTTGTATGGCGTAGTGTTTCACGTAAGTTACTCGTCTGGCGGGCAGTCTGACGATCTTAACGATGTGTGTCAGGCTGCGCAAATTTCTCTATTAATCGTCTGATCGGACTTGTTCGGCGTACAAGTGTACGCTATTGTGCCATTCGAAACTTACTATAGTGCGACTTACAGAGGTATTGAATGAAACGTGCAGTGATTACTGGCCTGGGCATCGTTTCCAGCATCGGTAATAACCAGCAGGAAGTCCTGGCATCTCTGCGTGAAGGACGCTCAGGGATCACTTTCTCTCAAGAGCTGAAGGACTCCGGCATGCGTAGCCACGTATGGGGCAACGTAAAACTGGATACCACTGGCCTCATTGACCGCAAAGTTGTGCGCTTTATGAGCGACGCATCCATCTATGCATTCCTTTCCATGGAGCAGGCAATCGCAGATGCTGGCCTCTCCTCGGAAGCTTATCAGAACAACCCACGTGTGGGCCTGATTGCAGGTTCCGGTGGTGGTTCCCCGCGTTTCCAGGTGTTCGGCGCTGACGCAATGCGCGGCCCGCGCGGCCTGAAAGCGGTTGGCCCGTATGTGGTCACCAAAGCGATGGCATCTGGCGTTTCTGCCTGCCTCGCCACGCCGTTTAAAATCCACGGTGTAAACTACTCTATCAGCTCCGCATGTGCGACTTCCGCACACTGTATCGGTAACGCAGTAGAGCAGATCCAACTGGGTAAACAGGACATTGTGTTTGCTGGCGGCGGCGAAGAGCTGTGCTGGGAAATGGCCTGCGAATTCGACGCGATGGGCGCGCTGTCTACTAAATACAACGACACACCGGAAAAAGCTTCCCGTACTTATGACGCTCACCGTGACGGTTTCGTTATCGCTGGCGGCGGCGGTATGGTGGTGGTTGAAGAGCTGGAACACGCGCTGGCGCGTGGTGCTCACATCTACGCTGAAATCGTTGGTTACGGCGCAACGTCTGATGGCGCAGACATGGTTGCTCCGTCTGGCGAAGGCGCAGTACGTTGTATGCAGATGGCGATGCACGGTGTTGATACGCCAATCGACTACCTGAACTCTCACGGTACTTCAACTCCGGTTGGCGACGTGAAAGAGCTTGCGGCTATCCGTGAAGTGTTTGGCGATAAGAGCCCGGCGATTTCTGCAACCAAAGCGATGACTGGTCACTCTCTGGGCGCTGCGGGTGTGCAGGAAGCTATCTACTCTCTGCTGATGCTGGAACATGGCTTTATCGCTCCGAGCATCAACATCGAAGAGCTGGACGAGCAGGCTGCGGGCCTGAACATCGTGACCGAAACGACCGATCGCGAACTGACCACCGTTATGTCTAACAGCTTCGGCTTCGGCGGCACCAACGCCACCCTGGTAATGCGTAAGCTGAAAGATTAATAGATCGGATAAGATGCGCCAGCGTCGCATCCGGCAGTAACGCAAAAGGGAGCCTGACGGCTCCCTTTTTCACATCATTGACAATCATTATCTGTTCCAGGCAAACTTTCCGCTTTGTCGATTTCCTTCTGGTAATACGTACGCGTTAAATCCTGCCAACGCAGCGTAATCCTCAAAGTCAGGCAGAGAAGCGTGGGTTCACCTCGCCTTGCTCTGCATTCTGGAGTAGAGCATGACCGCAGTTAGCCAAACCCAAAAAGCACCTTCAGCGAATGTTTCTCTTTTTCGTATCGCCTTCGCGGTTTTCCTCACTTATATGACCGTCGGTCTGCCGTTACCGGTTATTCCCCTTTTTGTCCATCATGAACTGGGCTACGGCAATACCA
Coding sequences:
- the mnmC gene encoding bifunctional tRNA (5-methylaminomethyl-2-thiouridine)(34)-methyltransferase MnmD/FAD-dependent 5-carboxymethylaminomethyl-2-thiouridine(34) oxidoreductase MnmC, translating into MKHYAIQPANLEFNAEGTPVSRDFDDVYFSNDNGLEETRYVFLGGNQLGARFPEHPHPLFVVAESGFGTGLNFLTLWQAFDQFREGHPQAQLQRLHFISFEKFPLTRADLGLAHQHWPELAPWAEKLQAQWPMPLPGCHRLLLDEGRVTLDLWFGDINELTSQLDDSLNQKVDAWFLDGFAPAKNPDMWTQNLFNTMARLARPGGTLATFTSAGFVRRGLQEAGFTMQKRKGFGRKREMLCGVMEQTLPLPCSTPWFNRTGSHKREAAIIGGGIASALLSLALLRRGWQVTLYCADEAPAMGASGNRQGALYPLLSKHDEALNRFFSNAFTFARRLYDLLPVKFDHDWCGVTQLGWDEKNQHKIAQMLSMDLPEELAVAVEANAVEQITGVATNCSGITYPQGGWLCPAELTRNVLELAQQQGLQIHYQYQLKDLSRQDDCWLLNFAGDQQATHSVVVLANGHQISGFSQTSSLPMYSVAGQVSHIPTTPELAKLKQVLCYDGYLTPQNPANQHHCIGASYHRGSEDTAYSDEDQQQNRQRLIDCFPQAQWAKEVDVSKKEARCGVRCATRDHLPMVGNAPDYEATLVEYTSLTEQQDNAVSAPVYDDLFMLAALGSRGLCSAPLCAEILAAQMSDEPIPMDANTLAALNPNRLWVRKLLKGKAVKAG
- the fabB gene encoding beta-ketoacyl-ACP synthase I; this translates as MKRAVITGLGIVSSIGNNQQEVLASLREGRSGITFSQELKDSGMRSHVWGNVKLDTTGLIDRKVVRFMSDASIYAFLSMEQAIADAGLSSEAYQNNPRVGLIAGSGGGSPRFQVFGADAMRGPRGLKAVGPYVVTKAMASGVSACLATPFKIHGVNYSISSACATSAHCIGNAVEQIQLGKQDIVFAGGGEELCWEMACEFDAMGALSTKYNDTPEKASRTYDAHRDGFVIAGGGGMVVVEELEHALARGAHIYAEIVGYGATSDGADMVAPSGEGAVRCMQMAMHGVDTPIDYLNSHGTSTPVGDVKELAAIREVFGDKSPAISATKAMTGHSLGAAGVQEAIYSLLMLEHGFIAPSINIEELDEQAAGLNIVTETTDRELTTVMSNSFGFGGTNATLVMRKLKD